A single region of the Halopiger xanaduensis SH-6 genome encodes:
- a CDS encoding HalOD1 output domain-containing protein, producing MSSVSNVVIRHRFDWSNTSPSSAIIAAIAAIENVNPMHLDLVLYRHIDPTALDTLVATDERIAVSFSLDDYLISIEGSDLTVRNR from the coding sequence GTGTCCTCAGTGAGCAACGTCGTGATCCGCCACCGATTCGACTGGTCGAATACGTCACCGAGCAGCGCTATTATCGCCGCGATCGCCGCGATCGAGAACGTCAATCCGATGCATCTCGATCTCGTCCTCTACCGTCACATCGATCCCACCGCACTCGATACGCTCGTCGCGACCGACGAACGAATTGCAGTATCGTTCTCCCTCGACGACTACCTGATTTCGATCGAGGGAAGCGACCTCACCGTTCGGAATCGCTGA
- a CDS encoding TrmB family transcriptional regulator codes for MTKDDTTAEAVSLLQELGLQEYEARCFMALTQLSSGTAKDIHELSEVPRTRVYDAVRVLESQGLVEVQHSNPQQYRSVGIDEAVRTLRQKYNSRIDTLESHLERIERQETAADDDEIQEVWSLTGHEAIESRTIDLIESAESEVALLVVDERILSETLYSALADASDRGVSTLLGGQTAEITERLEEEFPSTRVFETNLNWLHGRATVNEIAISRILLVDQTRLLISSYYPGSSDDDASEQAIFAGGLGNGMVVLLRRLVSSGLAAVDDPGR; via the coding sequence ATGACAAAGGACGACACTACAGCAGAAGCCGTTAGTCTGCTCCAGGAACTCGGTTTGCAAGAGTACGAAGCGCGCTGTTTTATGGCGTTAACGCAGCTCTCGAGCGGAACAGCGAAAGACATCCACGAACTTTCGGAGGTTCCGCGGACGCGAGTCTACGACGCCGTCCGCGTTCTGGAGTCGCAGGGATTGGTCGAAGTACAACATTCCAATCCCCAACAGTACCGATCCGTCGGCATCGACGAGGCGGTGCGAACGCTCCGACAGAAATACAACAGCCGGATCGATACCCTCGAGTCCCACCTCGAGCGGATCGAACGCCAGGAGACGGCGGCGGACGACGACGAAATACAGGAGGTCTGGTCGCTCACGGGCCACGAAGCGATCGAATCGCGGACAATCGACCTCATCGAGAGCGCCGAATCCGAGGTCGCGCTGCTCGTCGTCGACGAGCGAATCCTGTCCGAGACCCTCTATTCCGCCCTCGCCGACGCCAGCGATCGGGGCGTCTCGACTCTCCTCGGCGGACAGACGGCCGAGATCACCGAGCGACTGGAGGAGGAGTTCCCGAGCACGCGCGTGTTCGAAACGAACCTCAACTGGCTCCACGGACGGGCGACGGTCAACGAGATCGCGATCAGCAGAATCCTGCTCGTCGATCAAACCAGACTCCTCATCAGCTCCTACTACCCCGGCTCGAGCGACGACGACGCGTCCGAACAGGCGATATTCGCCGGCGGACTCGGAAACGGGATGGTCGTCCTGCTTCGACGGTTAGTGTCGTCGGGACTGGCCGCCGTCGACGATCCGGGACGGTAA
- a CDS encoding DUF7344 domain-containing protein, giving the protein MGEETTADRLFDALTDVHRRRLLFALIDHNPQDVSELPDVPWTLSESEAVLTSKHHVHLPKLADYGLIEWERDEQIVTKGPRFDEIEPILQLLDDHRDELPVRMV; this is encoded by the coding sequence ATGGGAGAGGAAACAACGGCGGACCGACTATTCGACGCGCTGACCGACGTCCATCGACGTCGACTGTTGTTCGCACTGATCGATCACAACCCGCAAGACGTCTCGGAACTGCCCGACGTTCCGTGGACGCTGTCGGAATCGGAGGCAGTGCTGACGAGCAAGCACCACGTGCACCTGCCGAAACTGGCCGACTACGGGTTAATCGAGTGGGAGAGAGACGAGCAAATTGTCACTAAAGGGCCTCGATTCGACGAAATCGAGCCGATACTCCAACTGCTCGACGACCATCGCGACGAACTCCCCGTTCGCATGGTATAA
- the deoC gene encoding deoxyribose-phosphate aldolase codes for MDRSELAPLIDHTVLGPETTTADVRTVLDEAAEYGMNACIPPYAVEEAADYAPDVTLATVVGFPHGQNEPELKRREGVRAWQAGADELDVVINVGRLKAGEDDVVRAELAEIVAAVPIPVKVIIETALLSDAEKRRACEAAVAADAKMVKTSTGFADGGAELEDVELMREYLPVKASGGVGSYDEAVAMLEAGAERIGASSGVEILEGAPTSRSEER; via the coding sequence ATGGACCGCAGCGAACTCGCCCCGCTGATCGATCACACCGTCCTCGGCCCGGAGACGACGACCGCGGACGTCCGGACGGTGCTCGACGAGGCCGCGGAGTACGGCATGAACGCCTGCATTCCGCCCTACGCCGTCGAGGAGGCCGCCGACTACGCGCCCGACGTGACGCTCGCGACGGTGGTCGGCTTCCCGCACGGCCAGAACGAACCCGAACTCAAGCGCCGCGAGGGCGTCCGCGCCTGGCAGGCCGGCGCGGACGAACTCGACGTCGTCATCAACGTCGGTCGGCTCAAAGCCGGCGAAGACGACGTCGTCCGCGCCGAACTCGCCGAGATCGTCGCCGCGGTGCCGATCCCGGTCAAGGTCATAATCGAGACGGCGCTGCTTTCCGACGCGGAGAAACGGCGGGCCTGCGAGGCCGCCGTCGCGGCCGACGCGAAGATGGTCAAGACGTCGACCGGCTTCGCCGACGGCGGGGCCGAACTCGAGGACGTCGAACTCATGCGCGAGTACCTCCCCGTCAAGGCCAGCGGCGGCGTCGGCAGCTACGACGAGGCCGTCGCCATGCTCGAGGCCGGCGCCGAGCGGATCGGCGCCTCGAGCGGCGTCGAGATTCTCGAGGGAGCCCCCACCTCGAGGTCGGAGGAACGGTAG
- a CDS encoding ribose 1,5-bisphosphate isomerase, which translates to MDSDQPDTDVTVAPAVAETADDIAEMRIRGAATIADAAAEALAVQAERSEAETPAAFREQLRAAARTLYETRPTAVSLPNALRYVLRGMEGETVSELRGSTTSRAAEFRDDLEQAQATLGEIGANRLRDGDVVMTHCHSTDALSCIEAALEDGKHIEAIVKETRPRKQGHITARQLRELGVPVTLIVDNAARRYLDDADHVLVGADSIAADGSVINKIGTSGLAVNARERGVPVMVAAQTIKLHPDTMTGHTVAIEMRDEHEVLPEDERAEIVGDGTDSSAEPAADDDDDGLTVENPAFDVTPPRHVDAIVTERGQFPPESIVTLMRELFGETTDEPWERGRGRDR; encoded by the coding sequence ATGGATTCGGATCAGCCCGACACCGACGTCACCGTCGCGCCGGCCGTCGCGGAAACCGCGGACGACATCGCCGAGATGCGGATCCGCGGCGCGGCGACGATCGCCGACGCGGCCGCCGAAGCGCTGGCCGTGCAGGCCGAGCGCTCCGAGGCGGAGACGCCGGCCGCCTTCCGCGAGCAGTTGCGGGCCGCCGCCCGAACCCTCTACGAGACCCGCCCGACCGCGGTCAGCCTCCCGAACGCCCTGCGGTACGTCCTCCGGGGGATGGAGGGCGAGACCGTCTCCGAACTCCGCGGGTCGACGACCTCGCGCGCCGCAGAGTTCCGGGACGACTTAGAGCAAGCGCAGGCCACCCTCGGCGAGATCGGCGCCAACCGCCTGCGCGACGGCGACGTCGTGATGACCCACTGCCACTCGACGGACGCCCTCTCCTGTATCGAGGCCGCCCTCGAGGACGGCAAGCACATCGAGGCGATCGTCAAGGAAACGCGACCCCGGAAGCAGGGCCACATCACGGCCCGCCAGCTGCGCGAGCTGGGCGTGCCGGTCACGCTGATCGTCGACAACGCGGCCCGCCGATACTTGGACGACGCGGATCACGTGCTGGTCGGCGCGGACAGCATCGCCGCCGACGGCAGCGTCATCAACAAGATCGGCACCAGCGGCCTGGCGGTCAACGCCCGCGAGCGCGGCGTGCCGGTGATGGTCGCGGCGCAGACGATCAAGCTCCACCCCGACACGATGACGGGCCACACCGTCGCGATCGAGATGCGCGACGAACACGAGGTGCTGCCCGAGGACGAGCGAGCGGAGATCGTCGGCGACGGGACGGACTCGAGCGCCGAACCCGCCGCGGACGACGATGACGACGGCCTCACCGTCGAGAACCCCGCCTTCGACGTCACCCCGCCCCGACACGTCGACGCGATCGTCACCGAGCGCGGCCAGTTCCCGCCCGAGAGCATCGTGACGCTGATGCGGGAACTGTTCGGCGAGACGACCGACGAACCGTGGGAACGAGGCCGAGGCCGGGACCGCTGA
- a CDS encoding DUF63 family protein, protein MVLPEGFALPPWYLLVPLLVVLGGTLALLWALEPPVTDRTVISFAPWMMFGSTLQVLYRLEAFPDSIAVLFTAPSVYLVTAIVAGLVWVVGIFLQAGGLQPTIERVVGVAGTGFFVVFAMFIVLSGWNAGSFSPFWPVIAVVVAGIVTALAWVALGLWFTDVAATTGATGALVVFGQTIDGVSTAVGYAVLGSSEEVPLSRAILEVGKSLPTAEYIGAGWLFVLVKVVLALVVLGLFKEYVEEEPRQARTILGLLAAIGLGPGVHNTLLFLVT, encoded by the coding sequence ATGGTATTACCAGAGGGGTTTGCCCTCCCGCCGTGGTACCTCCTCGTTCCGCTGCTGGTAGTGCTCGGCGGCACGCTCGCGCTGCTGTGGGCGCTCGAGCCGCCGGTCACCGATCGGACGGTCATTTCGTTCGCGCCGTGGATGATGTTCGGGTCGACGCTGCAGGTCCTGTACCGGCTCGAGGCCTTCCCCGACAGCATCGCGGTGCTGTTTACGGCGCCGAGCGTCTACCTCGTGACGGCGATCGTGGCGGGGCTGGTCTGGGTCGTGGGCATCTTCCTGCAGGCGGGCGGGCTCCAGCCGACGATCGAGCGCGTCGTCGGCGTCGCGGGCACCGGCTTCTTCGTCGTCTTCGCGATGTTCATCGTCCTCAGCGGCTGGAACGCCGGTTCGTTCTCGCCGTTCTGGCCAGTCATCGCCGTCGTCGTCGCCGGGATCGTGACCGCCCTCGCGTGGGTCGCGCTCGGCCTCTGGTTCACCGACGTCGCCGCGACGACGGGCGCGACCGGCGCGCTGGTCGTCTTCGGACAAACGATCGACGGCGTCTCGACGGCCGTCGGCTACGCCGTGCTGGGGTCCAGCGAGGAGGTCCCGCTCTCCCGGGCCATCCTCGAGGTCGGCAAATCGCTGCCGACCGCCGAGTACATCGGCGCCGGCTGGCTGTTCGTCCTCGTGAAGGTCGTCCTCGCGCTGGTCGTCCTCGGCCTGTTCAAGGAGTACGTCGAGGAGGAGCCCCGGCAGGCGCGGACGATCCTCGGGTTGCTGGCCGCTATCGGCCTCGGACCGGGGGTTCACAACACGTTGCTCTTTCTGGTAACGTAA
- a CDS encoding carbohydrate kinase family protein — protein MVRVLSAGHVNWDVTLRVDRLPEADGEASIRSQRQSGGGSAANVAAALAGLEVDAGLIGSVGDDDNGVLARRDLESAGVDLEGVRIVEAGQTAVKYLLVDDDGEVAVLGNDGVNEAVGPEEIDERRIRNADHVHLTSQRPDTAAAIARTANEAGVTVSFDPGRRLGDRDYGEALAAADVLFANDRELAALLEDEYEYVGSDFDDRIVAVKHGSDGAEVHTPTGSYVHPGFDVDAVDTAGAGDAFAAGFIATWLTDGDVERALEYANACGALTAGREGARSAPTADAVAAFLSERFD, from the coding sequence ATGGTACGGGTACTCTCCGCCGGTCACGTCAACTGGGACGTGACCCTCCGCGTCGATCGGCTCCCCGAAGCCGACGGCGAGGCGTCGATCCGCTCGCAACGTCAGTCCGGCGGCGGCAGCGCGGCTAACGTCGCCGCCGCCCTCGCCGGCCTCGAGGTCGACGCCGGTCTGATCGGCAGCGTCGGCGACGACGACAACGGCGTCCTCGCGCGACGCGACCTCGAGTCCGCGGGCGTCGACCTCGAGGGCGTCCGGATCGTCGAAGCGGGCCAGACGGCCGTCAAGTACCTGCTCGTCGACGACGACGGCGAGGTCGCGGTGCTCGGCAACGACGGCGTCAACGAGGCCGTCGGCCCGGAGGAAATCGACGAGCGTCGGATTCGGAACGCCGACCACGTCCACCTCACGAGTCAGCGTCCCGACACCGCCGCCGCCATCGCGCGAACGGCGAACGAGGCCGGGGTCACCGTCAGTTTCGACCCCGGCCGCCGGCTCGGGGACCGCGACTACGGCGAGGCGCTCGCGGCCGCGGACGTCCTCTTCGCGAACGACCGGGAACTCGCGGCGCTGCTCGAGGACGAGTACGAGTACGTCGGCTCCGACTTCGACGACCGGATCGTCGCCGTCAAACACGGGTCCGACGGCGCGGAAGTGCACACGCCGACCGGCTCGTACGTCCACCCGGGATTCGACGTCGACGCGGTCGACACGGCCGGCGCGGGCGACGCCTTCGCCGCCGGGTTCATCGCGACCTGGCTCACCGACGGCGACGTCGAACGCGCGCTCGAGTACGCGAACGCCTGCGGCGCGCTGACGGCCGGCCGAGAGGGGGCGCGCAGCGCGCCGACGGCGGATGCGGTCGCGGCGTTTCTCAGCGAGCGGTTTGATTAA
- a CDS encoding HalOD1 output domain-containing protein, which produces MTDGRIRESDERQRGRRVRYERPEGEPPSIAAATALARYNDEDVTAASTQLYDYVDPEALDALFDDTCTRGSRSVAAVEFDVDGVRVTVRPDRVEVAPN; this is translated from the coding sequence ATGACGGATGGAAGGATACGCGAGTCCGACGAACGCCAGCGCGGTCGGCGGGTTCGATACGAGCGACCGGAAGGAGAGCCGCCGAGCATCGCTGCCGCGACGGCGCTGGCACGATACAACGACGAAGACGTCACCGCGGCCAGCACGCAACTGTACGATTACGTCGATCCGGAAGCGCTCGACGCGCTGTTCGACGACACGTGCACTCGCGGCAGCCGCTCGGTCGCGGCCGTCGAGTTCGACGTCGACGGGGTGCGGGTGACCGTTCGCCCCGATCGCGTCGAGGTCGCCCCGAACTGA
- a CDS encoding nucleoside phosphorylase, with translation MGTQPHLLVEEGDLNDIALIPGDPGRVDRIADHCDEAETVAQNREYKLVNATYEGRDLTICSTGIGCPSAAIAIEEMANVGVETFVRVGTTGALQSEIEIGDMIVATGAAKNEGTSKRYEDAEYPAVPDYDVLSALVDSAETNDEDVHVGPIASDDAFYAETDEYVADWEDAGLLCVEMEAAAVFTLARRKGLRAGAICTVDGNLVEGTQKGTDTEDDELPDKAKNNVGRAIDIALEAATDL, from the coding sequence ATGGGAACGCAACCGCACCTGCTCGTCGAGGAAGGCGACCTGAACGACATCGCGCTCATCCCCGGCGATCCGGGACGAGTCGACCGCATCGCCGACCACTGCGACGAGGCCGAGACGGTCGCGCAGAACCGCGAGTACAAACTCGTCAACGCGACCTACGAGGGTCGCGACCTGACGATCTGCTCGACCGGCATCGGCTGTCCGTCGGCTGCGATCGCGATCGAGGAGATGGCCAACGTCGGCGTCGAGACGTTCGTCCGCGTCGGGACGACCGGCGCCCTCCAGTCGGAGATCGAGATCGGCGACATGATCGTCGCGACCGGCGCGGCGAAAAACGAGGGCACCTCGAAGCGCTACGAGGACGCCGAGTACCCCGCCGTGCCGGACTACGACGTCCTCTCGGCGCTGGTCGACTCTGCGGAGACCAACGACGAGGACGTCCACGTCGGACCGATCGCCTCCGACGACGCCTTCTACGCCGAGACCGACGAGTACGTCGCCGACTGGGAGGACGCGGGCCTGCTCTGCGTCGAGATGGAGGCCGCCGCGGTCTTCACGCTCGCGCGCCGGAAGGGACTGCGCGCCGGCGCGATCTGTACCGTCGACGGCAACCTCGTCGAGGGCACGCAGAAGGGGACCGACACCGAGGACGACGAACTCCCCGACAAGGCCAAGAACAACGTCGGCCGCGCGATCGACATCGCGCTCGAGGCTGCGACGGACCTGTAA
- a CDS encoding HNH endonuclease — protein MTSRERDREPEWRGDRAAVLERDDRTCRRCGADGDDPSTLRCYPVGDVPLEGAVHESALVTVCSSCFTALQNPVPAEPIRPNGEELFDLARETTQRQGVTVSAVASFASLATSLPGELAAAGAAADGGAATDDESAVDPDGGEDDDSASASDPASEYVTARREVLLAIDSVPSRLERLSAIEQGAIRDDLVGPLEELVDAATRLQTELGEIVARSETVPASLDRCHGCLEPLGDEVDRCPICDLERRDAAARVGDDGTVAFEDLYTAINETLQDAAGTTEELTESAATLADGLRGE, from the coding sequence GTGACTTCCCGCGAACGCGACCGCGAACCCGAGTGGCGCGGCGACCGCGCCGCCGTGCTCGAGCGAGACGACCGCACCTGTCGGCGCTGCGGCGCCGACGGCGACGACCCGTCGACGCTTCGGTGCTACCCCGTCGGCGACGTTCCGCTCGAGGGCGCGGTTCACGAGAGCGCCCTCGTCACCGTCTGTTCGTCGTGTTTCACCGCCCTGCAGAATCCGGTCCCGGCCGAGCCGATCCGTCCGAACGGCGAGGAACTCTTCGATCTCGCCCGCGAGACGACCCAGCGCCAGGGCGTGACCGTCTCGGCGGTCGCCTCCTTCGCCTCGCTGGCGACGTCGCTCCCCGGCGAACTCGCGGCTGCAGGTGCGGCTGCGGATGGCGGTGCAGCTACGGACGACGAGTCAGCAGTCGACCCCGACGGGGGAGAAGACGACGACTCAGCGAGCGCGAGCGACCCCGCCAGCGAATACGTCACCGCCCGACGCGAGGTCCTGCTCGCGATCGACTCCGTCCCCTCCCGCCTCGAGCGACTCTCGGCTATCGAGCAGGGGGCAATTCGGGACGACCTCGTCGGTCCGCTCGAGGAACTCGTCGACGCCGCGACGCGACTGCAGACCGAACTCGGCGAGATCGTCGCGCGCTCCGAAACCGTCCCCGCGAGCCTCGATCGGTGTCACGGCTGTCTCGAGCCGCTGGGCGACGAGGTCGATCGCTGTCCGATCTGCGACCTCGAGCGGCGGGACGCCGCGGCGCGGGTGGGCGACGACGGAACGGTCGCGTTCGAGGACCTTTACACGGCGATCAACGAGACGCTGCAGGACGCCGCCGGGACGACCGAGGAACTCACCGAGTCCGCGGCGACGCTGGCCGACGGGTTGCGCGGCGAGTGA
- a CDS encoding amphi-Trp domain-containing protein, producing the protein MADDPDPDSDPDPDPDSDPTDRDADATPPAAVDLEFERAYDRGDLATVFRSFAAALEDGAPVRIDGDEESATVAVPSRVVAEFEAERDPEDEPPVAELGVDLEWDDPDGSSVRLASEAGTGHENAVVLVGDERPDDESATDSAMATMPPEGVAGTDAESDDSGPESTADGASAEDQEATSEPTAGEQAPSSGRTSRFEVYQDRADEWRWRLVHWNGNIVADSGEGYTTRSNAKRAARSVMRTAPTARVTDRDADEN; encoded by the coding sequence ATGGCCGACGACCCAGATCCAGATTCAGATCCAGACCCTGACCCAGATTCGGACCCGACGGACCGAGACGCCGACGCGACCCCGCCGGCGGCGGTCGACCTCGAGTTCGAGCGCGCCTACGACCGCGGGGACCTCGCGACGGTCTTCCGCTCGTTCGCAGCCGCGCTCGAGGACGGCGCGCCCGTCCGCATCGACGGAGACGAGGAGAGCGCCACCGTCGCGGTGCCCTCGCGCGTCGTCGCCGAGTTCGAAGCCGAGCGCGACCCCGAAGACGAGCCGCCGGTCGCCGAACTGGGAGTCGACCTCGAGTGGGACGATCCGGACGGCTCGAGCGTCCGTCTCGCATCGGAAGCGGGAACCGGCCACGAGAACGCCGTCGTGCTCGTCGGCGACGAGCGCCCGGACGACGAGTCGGCGACCGATTCGGCGATGGCGACGATGCCGCCGGAGGGCGTCGCCGGAACTGATGCCGAATCCGACGATAGCGGCCCCGAGTCGACCGCTGACGGCGCATCAGCGGAGGATCAGGAGGCGACTTCCGAGCCGACCGCGGGAGAGCAAGCGCCCTCGAGCGGCCGCACCAGCCGGTTCGAGGTGTACCAGGACCGCGCCGACGAGTGGCGCTGGCGGCTGGTCCACTGGAACGGCAACATCGTCGCCGACAGCGGCGAAGGGTACACGACGCGGAGCAACGCAAAGCGCGCCGCGCGAAGCGTCATGCGAACCGCGCCGACCGCGCGGGTCACGGACCGCGACGCGGACGAGAACTGA
- a CDS encoding DUF547 domain-containing protein codes for MSTQLDPLSLSGDLLYAVKTEGDTDRLRDRLATLDRDRLERAVATREGKLAFWLNCYNAYAQLRLEEDPGLLEGGRLARWKFVARDRIPVAGAWLSLNDIEHGLLRSSKHPWGLGYLPRPFPSSFERRFRLEECDPRIHFALTRGIENRPPITVYSPADVDDDLDVDVEWFLEETVEYDADENVASVPKLFRWYRGDFGGKRGVVSFLRAYNAIPEDARPAFEYEAANRTLDVDLDGDVEVDGLRP; via the coding sequence ATGTCGACTCAGCTCGATCCCCTCTCCCTCTCGGGCGATCTCCTCTACGCGGTCAAGACCGAGGGCGACACCGACCGGCTCCGCGATCGGCTGGCGACGCTCGATCGCGACCGACTGGAGCGGGCAGTGGCGACTCGCGAGGGGAAACTCGCCTTCTGGCTCAACTGCTACAACGCCTACGCCCAGTTGCGCTTGGAGGAAGACCCGGGGCTTCTCGAGGGGGGGCGACTCGCCCGCTGGAAGTTCGTCGCCCGCGATCGGATTCCCGTCGCCGGAGCGTGGCTGAGTCTCAACGACATCGAACACGGCCTGTTGCGCAGCTCGAAGCACCCGTGGGGACTGGGCTACCTGCCGCGACCGTTCCCGTCGTCGTTCGAGCGGCGGTTCCGACTCGAGGAGTGCGATCCGCGGATCCACTTCGCGCTGACCCGCGGGATCGAGAACCGGCCGCCGATCACGGTCTACTCGCCGGCCGACGTCGACGACGATCTCGACGTCGACGTCGAGTGGTTTCTCGAGGAGACCGTCGAGTACGACGCCGACGAGAACGTCGCCTCGGTCCCGAAGCTCTTTCGGTGGTACCGCGGCGATTTCGGCGGCAAGCGCGGCGTCGTCTCGTTTCTCCGGGCGTACAACGCCATCCCTGAAGACGCTCGGCCGGCGTTCGAGTACGAGGCGGCGAACCGGACGCTCGACGTGGATCTCGACGGCGACGTGGAAGTCGACGGTCTGCGTCCGTAG
- a CDS encoding AI-2E family transporter — protein MNLSRGYLLALVLLFAYLSWQLVTPFVQYVLAAILLAFVLYPGQRRLENHIPSSISAFILVVFAVLGFILPFVLVIALVAEDAAMMLESLDPSTFQLSDIEEEIQAETGMSVNISETIAGSAEQIGTVALERTTEWFGVLTHALIGLGLALFLLYYLLKDGDDLLGWIRSTTPLPDDVQHDLYDELAEVMWAVLAGHVLIAIIQGFIAGIGLFATGIPNAAFWTFVMIILALIPLIGSFLVWGPAVGYLLVTGEPVLAVVLFLYSTVIVGVSDDYLRPIVVDRYAQLNPAIIILGVLGGIYAFGVMGLFFGPVLLGALLATLDVVDEHYDRLGGEESGGAA, from the coding sequence GTGAACCTCAGTCGCGGCTATCTGCTGGCGCTCGTCCTCCTCTTCGCGTACCTGTCGTGGCAACTCGTCACGCCGTTCGTCCAGTACGTCCTCGCCGCAATCCTGCTCGCGTTCGTCCTCTATCCCGGCCAGCGGCGCCTCGAGAACCACATTCCGTCGTCGATCTCCGCGTTCATCCTCGTCGTGTTCGCAGTGCTCGGGTTTATCCTTCCCTTCGTCCTCGTCATCGCGCTGGTCGCCGAAGACGCCGCGATGATGCTCGAGTCGCTCGATCCGTCGACCTTCCAACTGTCCGATATCGAGGAGGAAATCCAGGCGGAGACGGGGATGAGCGTCAATATCAGCGAAACTATCGCCGGCTCCGCGGAACAGATCGGGACCGTCGCGCTCGAGCGGACGACCGAGTGGTTCGGCGTCCTCACGCACGCGCTGATCGGCCTCGGACTCGCGCTTTTCCTGCTCTACTACCTGCTCAAGGACGGCGACGACCTGCTCGGGTGGATTCGGTCGACGACGCCGCTGCCGGACGACGTCCAGCACGACCTCTACGACGAACTCGCGGAGGTCATGTGGGCCGTTCTGGCCGGTCACGTCCTGATCGCGATCATCCAGGGATTCATCGCCGGCATCGGCCTGTTCGCGACGGGGATCCCCAACGCGGCGTTCTGGACGTTCGTCATGATCATCCTCGCGTTGATCCCGCTAATCGGCTCGTTTCTGGTGTGGGGGCCCGCGGTCGGCTACCTGCTGGTGACGGGCGAGCCGGTTCTCGCCGTCGTGTTGTTCCTGTACAGTACCGTCATCGTCGGCGTCTCGGACGACTACCTCCGACCGATCGTCGTCGATCGGTACGCCCAGCTCAACCCCGCGATCATCATTCTCGGCGTCCTCGGCGGGATCTACGCGTTCGGCGTCATGGGACTGTTCTTCGGTCCCGTTCTGCTCGGCGCGCTGCTCGCGACGCTCGACGTCGTCGACGAGCACTACGACCGGCTCGGCGGCGAGGAAAGCGGTGGCGCGGCCTAA
- a CDS encoding DUF4350 domain-containing protein: MSSLRGRLAVFVLVVALSVSAVAGAGMITNQGSTERPTVEQNHLQPGATDVPELERSGEISFDDDGTDKTVVIDVAHANDVSRSDLQPVVSALTAEGHTVEYHAQGQSGLGQDPDVALAETLQDADALIVVEPGTRYTSAEADVVSEFEGAGGRVMVAAGPETGGTATALLGSLTGTAAAGSGEVESVSSPLGIAYDTGYLYDMENYETNYRTITATPAVNSTLTEGVDEVVFDAPTPVVSEETTLLTTTATTEHSENRVADEYGVVARSGNTVAVGDTGFMTTATHNVADNEVLIGNVLEFLVTGDKASGTPSVPGEEPQPGAGAGAGAGAGAGAGAGTGTGGAGTGAAGN; encoded by the coding sequence ATGAGCAGCCTTCGTGGCCGACTCGCGGTGTTCGTCCTCGTCGTCGCGCTCTCGGTGAGCGCCGTCGCCGGCGCCGGAATGATCACCAACCAGGGCTCGACCGAGCGCCCGACGGTCGAGCAGAACCACCTCCAGCCCGGTGCGACCGACGTGCCCGAACTCGAGCGAAGCGGCGAGATCAGCTTCGACGACGACGGCACCGACAAGACCGTCGTGATCGACGTCGCGCACGCGAACGACGTGTCCAGAAGCGACCTCCAGCCGGTCGTCTCGGCGCTGACGGCTGAGGGTCACACCGTCGAGTACCACGCGCAGGGCCAGTCCGGGCTCGGACAAGACCCCGACGTCGCGCTCGCCGAGACGCTGCAGGACGCCGACGCGCTGATCGTCGTCGAACCCGGCACGCGGTACACCAGCGCCGAAGCCGACGTCGTCTCCGAGTTCGAAGGCGCCGGCGGCCGAGTGATGGTCGCGGCCGGGCCGGAAACGGGCGGCACGGCGACGGCCCTCCTCGGGTCGCTCACGGGTACCGCGGCAGCCGGTAGCGGCGAGGTCGAGTCGGTCTCCTCCCCGCTCGGCATCGCCTACGACACCGGCTACCTCTACGACATGGAGAACTACGAGACCAACTACCGGACGATCACCGCGACGCCGGCGGTCAACTCGACGCTCACCGAGGGCGTCGACGAGGTCGTCTTCGACGCGCCGACGCCGGTCGTCTCGGAGGAGACGACCCTCCTCACGACGACCGCGACGACCGAACACTCCGAAAACCGCGTGGCCGACGAGTACGGCGTCGTCGCGCGCAGCGGCAACACCGTCGCCGTCGGCGACACCGGCTTCATGACGACCGCGACGCACAACGTCGCCGACAACGAGGTGCTCATCGGCAACGTCCTCGAGTTCCTCGTGACCGGCGATAAGGCGTCAGGAACGCCGTCCGTGCCGGGCGAGGAGCCCCAGCCCGGAGCGGGTGCTGGCGCCGGTGCCGGCGCCGGCGCTGGTGCAGGTGCAGGTACCGGGACCGGCGGGGCCGGTACCGGCGCCGCCGGTAACTGA